A genomic region of Candidatus Binatia bacterium contains the following coding sequences:
- a CDS encoding DUF6249 domain-containing protein encodes MTDYSDIIPLVAIIVIFGAPIAAFIVSRVFAHQERMEMLRRGIVPPPNWREMRRAMKYGWAPGAMPQGQPNQYGFEHDFYAQQQLRRGIQVACIGFALLIGLGFIGYHGDGRYVYGPWLLGGLIPLFVGIAQIIGAVLSGASFGPPAARQSFGPSSGAPGAPTSAAGSAPPPGPTYGGWRPGPTPEIEKPASPPDYRS; translated from the coding sequence GTGACGGACTATAGCGACATTATCCCCCTCGTAGCGATCATCGTGATCTTCGGAGCGCCGATCGCAGCTTTCATTGTCTCGCGCGTCTTCGCGCACCAGGAACGCATGGAGATGCTCCGGCGCGGGATCGTCCCGCCGCCGAACTGGCGCGAGATGCGGCGCGCGATGAAGTATGGATGGGCGCCCGGCGCGATGCCGCAGGGCCAGCCGAATCAGTACGGCTTCGAGCACGACTTCTACGCGCAGCAGCAGCTGCGGCGGGGCATCCAGGTCGCCTGCATCGGCTTTGCCCTCCTCATCGGCCTCGGCTTCATCGGGTATCACGGGGACGGACGCTACGTCTACGGCCCGTGGTTGCTCGGCGGCCTGATCCCGCTCTTCGTCGGAATCGCGCAGATCATCGGCGCGGTGCTGAGCGGAGCGAGCTTCGGACCGCCCGCGGCCCGGCAGAGTTTCGGGCCGAGCAGCGGTGCGCCGGGAGCGCCGACGAGCGCCGCCGGAAGCGCGCCGCCGCCGGGACCGACGTATGGCGGGTGGAGACCCGGACCAACCCCGGAGATCGAAAAGCCCGCTTCGCCTCCGGATTATCGCAGCTGA
- a CDS encoding DUF4097 family beta strand repeat-containing protein, whose protein sequence is MSRASVVGMLVAAEVLIVGLAIYSVGGGASFASSMQRVDFSAATIAPVEAGASPHVVIDDPESRVRVGLSNDGLIHVRDLTEMHGAVYSSGKYPQLHVTRTPDGVRIERPGNGRLSIEIFGFSTQAIQVDIPAGARLEIEKASGAEVFGVNGGVSVHSVDGHVTLTDLQGTVEARSDDGYIKATNVRGDRLTLRSNDGHITLDNVAVTSLDASTSDGRIEADDLGVTTDGTLQTGDGSIQLKFAPNSDLTVDASTRDGRISVDGTSIDRDDSAQRTIRLGAGTGSMKVATADGSIHILTNGVTQSDGL, encoded by the coding sequence ATGTCGCGCGCCTCAGTCGTCGGAATGCTCGTTGCCGCCGAAGTGCTGATCGTCGGATTGGCGATCTACTCGGTCGGCGGCGGCGCTTCGTTCGCCTCGAGCATGCAGCGCGTCGACTTCAGCGCCGCAACGATCGCGCCGGTCGAGGCCGGCGCCTCCCCCCACGTCGTCATCGACGATCCGGAGTCGCGCGTCCGCGTCGGGCTCTCGAACGACGGCTTGATCCACGTGCGCGATCTCACCGAGATGCACGGCGCCGTCTACTCGAGCGGAAAATATCCGCAGCTGCACGTGACGCGCACGCCCGACGGCGTACGCATCGAGCGCCCCGGTAACGGAAGGCTCTCGATAGAAATCTTCGGCTTCAGCACGCAGGCGATCCAGGTGGACATACCCGCCGGCGCGCGCCTCGAGATCGAGAAAGCCTCTGGCGCCGAGGTCTTCGGCGTCAACGGCGGCGTGAGCGTCCACTCGGTGGACGGCCACGTGACGCTGACCGATCTGCAGGGCACCGTCGAAGCGCGCAGCGACGACGGCTACATTAAGGCGACCAACGTGCGCGGCGATCGTCTGACGCTTCGCTCGAACGACGGGCACATCACGCTCGACAACGTCGCCGTGACCTCGCTCGACGCCAGCACCAGCGACGGACGGATCGAGGCCGACGACCTCGGCGTCACTACGGACGGAACGCTGCAGACCGGCGACGGCTCGATTCAGTTGAAGTTCGCGCCGAACTCAGACCTAACCGTCGACGCCTCGACGCGCGACGGCAGAATCTCGGTCGACGGCACCTCGATCGACCGCGACGACTCCGCGCAGCGCACGATCCGTCTCGGCGCCGGCACCGGCAGCATGAAGGTGGCAACGGCCGACGGATCGATCCACATTCTCACCAATGGAGTGACCCAAAGTGACGGACTATAG